One genomic segment of Gottschalkia acidurici 9a includes these proteins:
- a CDS encoding ABC transporter substrate-binding protein → MTSNQSLFKQSLFFQLIDISYIKWDSNWNFNNFNSNFHTLFIFIDGSATVSIESEPFFATQGKCFVLKPETLLEMVNVDKNFLSFYKLTYKVIQSNENQEPSLYSEDVFHNQIEFSIYPLTRLYRLTEELYKNRDNKNSLEHLNKQIQFYELLKILIEYQVDNDDTKDNTTAVQQTIKFINEQYCQDLTVKQLADRAKIPSWQYSRIFKTLTGQKPLDYLTTLRIKNAKHLLHESDEPLRKIAQRVGFNDEYYFNRRFRQVVGVPPKQYAHFMRQKVLIRDWTGHNVEIPSSPKRIIYHGESLGDLLALGICPIGSNIENTFYKNYVRSVHDIGFPFNTGKCLKLDPDLIIFTNDDEVQYKEISKIAPTVTHNSWASLENRMKTLGKWLNKQEEAEDWISRYNMRENIMWQQLQSTLRYGETASVFTFDHGKRLFVMGLKGLPSSLYHSYGFQPVDPVKKIIDDGLGYMEISLDLLSDYAGDRVFILFPEAIESRLATEELIETSLWKSLPAVRNGHAYLVNNAKWSSGDAFTRERLLEELPKILLE, encoded by the coding sequence ATGACTAGTAATCAAAGTCTATTTAAACAATCACTATTTTTTCAACTAATTGATATTAGCTATATTAAGTGGGATAGTAACTGGAATTTTAACAATTTTAATTCTAACTTTCACACTTTATTTATTTTTATAGATGGAAGCGCAACTGTTTCTATCGAAAGTGAACCTTTTTTTGCAACGCAGGGTAAATGCTTCGTATTAAAACCAGAAACTCTGCTAGAGATGGTAAATGTAGATAAAAATTTTCTAAGCTTCTATAAACTTACGTATAAAGTTATTCAAAGTAATGAAAATCAAGAGCCATCACTTTATTCGGAAGATGTATTTCATAATCAGATTGAGTTTTCTATCTACCCACTTACCCGCTTATATCGCTTGACCGAAGAATTATATAAGAATAGAGATAATAAAAATAGTTTAGAACATTTAAATAAACAAATACAGTTTTATGAACTATTAAAGATATTAATTGAATACCAAGTAGATAATGATGATACTAAAGATAATACAACAGCGGTTCAACAAACAATTAAGTTCATCAATGAACAATATTGTCAAGATTTAACAGTTAAACAACTAGCAGATAGAGCTAAAATCCCTTCATGGCAGTATAGTCGTATTTTTAAAACCTTAACCGGCCAAAAACCACTCGACTACTTAACAACCTTAAGAATTAAAAATGCCAAGCACCTACTTCATGAATCTGATGAGCCCTTGAGAAAAATTGCACAGCGTGTTGGATTTAATGATGAATACTATTTTAATCGTCGTTTTCGTCAAGTAGTAGGTGTTCCACCAAAACAGTATGCCCATTTCATGAGACAAAAAGTTTTGATAAGGGATTGGACAGGTCATAATGTAGAAATACCTTCATCACCTAAACGAATAATTTATCATGGTGAATCATTGGGTGATTTATTAGCACTTGGAATATGCCCTATAGGTAGTAATATAGAAAATACTTTTTATAAAAATTATGTTCGCTCTGTCCACGATATAGGATTTCCTTTTAACACCGGAAAGTGTCTTAAACTTGATCCAGATTTAATTATCTTCACAAATGATGATGAAGTGCAATATAAAGAGATCTCTAAAATTGCTCCTACAGTTACTCATAATTCTTGGGCATCATTAGAAAACCGTATGAAGACTTTGGGAAAGTGGCTTAATAAACAAGAAGAGGCGGAAGACTGGATTAGTCGTTATAATATGAGAGAAAATATTATGTGGCAGCAACTTCAATCAACATTAAGATATGGCGAAACAGCTTCCGTTTTTACATTTGATCATGGAAAGAGATTATTTGTTATGGGGCTTAAAGGTCTTCCATCCTCTCTCTATCATAGCTATGGATTTCAACCAGTAGATCCTGTTAAAAAAATTATAGATGATGGTTTAGGCTATATGGAAATATCCTTAGATTTATTATCTGATTATGCGGGTGATAGGGTTTTCATTCTATTCCCTGAAGCAATAGAATCAAGATTAGCTACAGAAGAACTAATAGAAACTTCTCTTTGGAAGAGTCTTCCCGCTGTGAGAAATGGACACGCCTATCTCGTTAATAATGCAAAATGGAGCTCTGGTGATGCATTTACAAGAGAAAGACTATTAGAAGAGCTACCTAAAATCTTATTAGAATAA
- a CDS encoding ABC transporter substrate-binding protein, with amino-acid sequence MKYAKRMILSFSLLLLVSVFITACNSKTVEKDNEISTQNESEKSKTRKYKDYMGHEVDIPASPKRVIFHGENFGDLLAIGVDAVGTGNVWIKDHIYEDRAKDVEDVGFPVNLEKVLELKPDLFVFAGSDEKVYEQLSKIAPTIVFDSFAPLEDRLSELGDILGKKQEADNWLKEYNKKLSHMWQQLIEDGTIQPGETATVLTYYPGNRLFIMGTTGLSQVLYSPQGFKPGDKIQKFLDEKKGFAEISLELLPEYAGDRIFVLNPETNLHDAKESTAKMINSQLWNDLPAVKNGHVYFIDIQKSNSDASTREWLLEEVPRMLKK; translated from the coding sequence ATGAAGTATGCAAAAAGAATGATTTTATCTTTCTCTCTCTTACTACTAGTGAGTGTGTTTATAACTGCATGTAACTCTAAAACAGTGGAAAAGGATAATGAAATATCAACTCAAAATGAATCTGAGAAATCAAAAACTCGCAAATATAAAGATTATATGGGACATGAAGTTGATATCCCTGCTTCACCAAAGCGAGTAATTTTTCATGGCGAAAATTTTGGTGACCTTCTAGCCATTGGTGTAGATGCAGTTGGTACAGGTAATGTATGGATTAAAGATCATATCTATGAAGATCGTGCGAAAGATGTGGAAGATGTGGGGTTTCCAGTTAACCTAGAAAAAGTATTAGAACTTAAGCCAGACTTATTTGTTTTTGCAGGTTCAGATGAAAAAGTCTATGAACAGCTATCAAAAATTGCTCCAACAATAGTGTTTGATAGTTTTGCCCCACTAGAAGATAGATTATCTGAGCTAGGAGATATATTAGGAAAGAAACAAGAAGCAGATAATTGGTTGAAAGAATATAATAAGAAATTATCACATATGTGGCAACAACTTATAGAGGATGGAACGATACAACCTGGAGAAACAGCTACAGTACTTACCTACTATCCTGGAAATAGATTATTTATTATGGGAACTACTGGTCTTTCTCAAGTGCTATATTCTCCTCAAGGTTTTAAACCAGGAGATAAAATTCAAAAGTTTCTTGATGAAAAAAAGGGTTTCGCAGAAATATCCTTAGAACTCCTTCCTGAGTATGCAGGAGATAGGATTTTCGTTCTTAATCCTGAAACTAACTTGCACGATGCAAAGGAATCAACAGCTAAAATGATAAATAGTCAGCTATGGAATGATCTACCTGCTGTTAAAAATGGACATGTTTATTTCATAGATATTCAAAAAAGTAATAGTGATGCATCTACTAGAGAATGGTTATTAGAAGAAGTTCCTAGAATGTTAAAAAAATAG
- a CDS encoding stalk domain-containing protein: MEPFIYNETTYLPVRTVDEAMKKKVDWDNKSKTVYIRKYQKK, encoded by the coding sequence ATAGAACCTTTCATTTACAATGAAACTACATATTTACCAGTTAGAACAGTTGATGAAGCTATGAAGAAGAAAGTGGATTGGGACAATAAAAGTAAAACTGTTTACATAAGAAAATATCAGAAGAAATAA
- a CDS encoding VCBS repeat-containing protein, with the protein MKKVLLALILILSLTGCNERQLNKAYEYLKAQEYKKAEDIFIKVSNDKDIQNSKKAYLGLIEIYDELDDIEKLKEVLEESTKKGLKYQDENTYNKIFDYYKSIGDEKTIRYLVEDGFSNIKLPIDIYREYIINDNIGNSEIIDIIVEDLNDDGKNEIAVALGNKGIEYNKDSYVQVNLKVFNNKSKVIYETDEPMSHEIADIHIELGDFTGDGKPELYYNRAHSSNFTINKIEILDFRNNKVKNIYDSDSVLLDLDISTISDNQLKIFSQDKRKSYILQTDWEMNIFDTEYQRFNMGEYKVVKDRIRNIAKLELPITLWGNGTYGKLLVTYEYKDGKVTYKDFKFTPEEGVKIVSSLSGKKYDSIEYGKNLLIRYWDMKKDDSEQGKIVLKVNENDMIFFTPNSGYVETQAYEVIECDEKNEIITVKKMIS; encoded by the coding sequence ATGAAAAAAGTATTATTAGCTTTGATTTTAATTTTATCTTTAACTGGTTGTAATGAAAGACAACTAAACAAAGCATACGAATATTTAAAAGCACAAGAATATAAAAAGGCTGAAGATATATTTATTAAAGTGTCAAATGATAAGGATATACAGAATTCGAAAAAGGCATACCTTGGACTAATAGAAATATATGATGAACTAGATGATATAGAAAAATTAAAAGAAGTATTAGAAGAGTCTACAAAAAAAGGTTTAAAATATCAAGATGAAAATACATATAATAAAATATTTGATTATTATAAATCAATAGGTGATGAAAAAACAATAAGATATTTAGTTGAAGATGGATTTTCGAATATAAAACTTCCTATTGATATATATAGAGAATATATAATAAATGATAATATAGGTAATTCTGAAATAATAGATATTATAGTTGAAGATTTAAATGATGATGGGAAAAATGAGATCGCAGTTGCCCTTGGAAATAAAGGAATAGAATATAATAAAGATTCATATGTACAAGTTAATCTTAAAGTTTTTAATAATAAATCTAAAGTAATATATGAAACTGATGAACCAATGTCACATGAGATTGCAGATATACATATTGAATTAGGTGATTTTACTGGTGATGGTAAACCAGAGCTTTACTATAATAGAGCACATTCATCAAACTTTACGATAAATAAAATAGAAATATTGGATTTTAGAAATAACAAGGTTAAAAATATATATGATTCTGATTCTGTACTATTAGATTTAGATATATCAACAATAAGTGATAATCAGTTGAAAATCTTTTCACAGGATAAAAGAAAGTCTTATATACTACAGACTGATTGGGAAATGAACATATTTGACACAGAGTACCAGCGCTTCAATATGGGAGAATATAAGGTAGTTAAAGATAGGATTCGAAACATAGCAAAATTAGAACTTCCAATAACTCTTTGGGGCAATGGCACATATGGAAAACTACTAGTTACATATGAATATAAAGATGGGAAGGTAACTTATAAAGATTTTAAATTCACTCCGGAAGAAGGAGTAAAGATAGTTAGTAGCTTATCAGGCAAAAAATACGATTCGATAGAATATGGAAAAAACCTATTAATAAGATACTGGGATATGAAAAAAGATGACTCAGAACAAGGTAAAATTGTATTGAAAGTAAATGAAAATGATATGATTTTCTTTACACCTAATTCGGGCTATGTAGAAACGCAAGCTTATGAAGTTATAGAATGTGATGAGAAAAATGAAATAATAACAGTAAAAAAGATGATATCATAG
- a CDS encoding AraC family transcriptional regulator: MKIDDHILLWNRTSIKVLDVRYVNMKHEEKLLSYQLPSSTFLYGINGSAQVWIDGVVQIVERFHVFHGGKGMYLDIMAGDSFEYYLIIYKATIPSYSEKRIFKLIDNENIFQSQYNFSPQYPLSLLGKVELMNQQWVVGGMLEKLHTKTLLYQFVHDLLWQLNHQNIELSKPDIVTQAIRYLHDRYSEQITLDSISEDLNYSTRYLSRKFKKQIGMSPIAFLVQIRIKKAQHLLTSTNASLQEIAEHIGYSDMFYFSRIFKKHTGMTPMKFKDYMIANKKESNCIYNRSISPIVNGNMQCYSICEDDNHNQYYEGNDLPMYRKIKTPMVATLLLCFILLLGACSSRTGETTLTENKENVVQTKNKTITITDDAGRKVEIPEKPERIATDWFVGQVLSLDVVPVGADMRYVDYSLYLKNYYNDGDISDIGDTKASLEKLVDVNPDLIITWDKDAVERYSKIAPTIVFSEAKYKTVHEEITAMGKYLNRNEEAKKFLAEFDRRTEKAKTKINEVISEDDTFSILGINEKSAFVVGNDSVNGGRALFQVLDMKPQKNVQKKYDTEKSSGGSYEISHEVIGDYIGDYVLATVRSDKKEDLPATWTELDAVKNDEVIELDVKRYFSSDPISVMYQIEELADKIVETASKKRSKN, from the coding sequence GTGAAAATAGATGACCATATTCTGCTCTGGAATCGCACATCAATCAAAGTACTAGATGTACGCTATGTAAATATGAAGCATGAGGAAAAGCTTCTTTCTTACCAATTACCTTCAAGTACATTTTTATATGGAATTAATGGCAGTGCACAAGTATGGATAGATGGAGTCGTACAGATAGTAGAAAGATTTCATGTTTTTCATGGGGGAAAGGGCATGTACCTTGATATTATGGCAGGAGATAGCTTTGAGTACTATCTAATTATATATAAAGCAACAATTCCTTCATATTCTGAGAAAAGGATTTTTAAATTAATAGATAATGAAAATATATTTCAATCCCAGTATAACTTTTCCCCTCAATATCCACTTTCATTATTGGGCAAGGTAGAATTGATGAACCAGCAATGGGTCGTGGGAGGTATGTTAGAAAAGTTGCACACTAAAACATTATTATATCAATTTGTACATGATTTACTATGGCAGTTAAATCATCAAAATATTGAACTGAGTAAGCCTGATATAGTTACTCAAGCTATTCGTTATCTACATGATAGATATAGTGAGCAGATTACACTGGACTCTATATCTGAGGACTTAAATTACAGTACTCGTTATTTATCTAGAAAATTTAAGAAACAGATAGGAATGAGTCCTATTGCATTTTTAGTTCAGATAAGAATTAAAAAAGCACAACACCTACTAACAAGCACAAATGCATCTCTTCAGGAGATTGCGGAACATATAGGATATTCAGACATGTTTTACTTTAGTCGTATTTTCAAAAAACATACTGGAATGACTCCTATGAAGTTTAAAGATTACATGATAGCAAATAAAAAAGAGTCTAATTGTATATATAATAGGTCCATATCCCCCATTGTAAATGGAAATATGCAATGCTATAGTATTTGTGAAGATGATAATCATAATCAATACTATGAAGGGAATGATTTACCAATGTACAGAAAAATCAAAACACCAATGGTAGCAACTTTATTACTTTGCTTTATCTTATTGTTGGGTGCTTGTTCTAGTAGGACAGGTGAAACTACATTAACAGAGAATAAAGAAAATGTTGTACAAACTAAAAATAAAACAATAACAATTACTGATGATGCGGGTAGGAAAGTAGAAATACCAGAAAAACCAGAACGTATTGCAACAGACTGGTTTGTAGGACAAGTACTTTCACTAGATGTAGTACCAGTTGGAGCAGATATGAGGTATGTAGACTATTCACTTTACTTAAAAAATTATTACAACGATGGCGATATTAGTGATATAGGTGATACTAAAGCATCTTTAGAGAAATTAGTGGATGTAAATCCAGACTTAATTATTACTTGGGACAAGGACGCTGTAGAGAGGTACTCAAAAATAGCACCAACAATTGTGTTTTCAGAAGCTAAGTACAAGACAGTGCACGAAGAAATCACTGCAATGGGAAAATATTTAAATCGTAATGAAGAAGCAAAAAAATTTTTAGCGGAATTTGATAGACGAACTGAAAAAGCAAAGACTAAAATTAATGAAGTTATTAGTGAAGATGATACATTTAGTATTCTTGGTATAAATGAGAAAAGTGCTTTTGTGGTTGGTAATGATAGCGTGAATGGAGGTAGAGCGTTATTTCAAGTTTTAGATATGAAGCCACAAAAAAATGTTCAAAAAAAATACGATACTGAAAAATCTTCTGGTGGTAGTTATGAGATATCACATGAGGTTATTGGTGACTATATAGGAGATTATGTATTGGCAACAGTTCGTTCTGATAAAAAAGAAGATTTACCAGCAACATGGACAGAACTTGATGCGGTGAAAAATGATGAAGTAATAGAATTAGATGTAAAAAGATATTTTTCTTCAGATCCAATATCTGTGATGTACCAGATAGAAGAACTAGCTGATAAAATTGTAGAGACTGCTTCAAAAAAGCGAAGTAAAAATTAA
- a CDS encoding AraC family transcriptional regulator yields the protein MKIDDHILLWNRTSIKVLDIRHITMEYGEELRSYRLPASAFLYATRGNAKVSIDNIIKMTERFYVFHGAKGMYLDIMEVDSFECYLILYKLITPLNFRKENISQIPYLIYPNNPIFLFDKVSLMNQKWNSGNSLEKLHVKALLYEFVYEILHQISNKKANKTKLDLVEQTTQYICERYNEQITLESMAKELNYNHKYLSRKFKSQTGKSPITLLTDVRIEKAQEIMRSTNATIEEVAKYVGYSDKFYFTRIFKKHTGITPGKFKEYTINQKKVSNSTNDKLISSIVNKNIRCYNKIENENLDQYDGKDDLLMYKRLIKSMVLTLSLCFTLLLSACSGTTNNTSINENIQPKGKMVMYEAENGEIEIPENPQRVLTVSDSYVGYLLALGIKPVGMSDYALGHPFFEGKVDGIESYGDNQSVEKILELKPDLIFTFDNMEALDKMEKIAPTVAIKYGEKDFREQLREFGKILGKEKEAGEWITNWDKKVLEYKPTIQEIMKDKTVTILVGSSKGIYAYGENFGRGGEILYGEFQLKASKIIQEATMDKKEGYALLSLEKLPEYAGDYIFVAENLEEEIRENDLWKSLPAVKNNRVFTIDDDIWYFNDPVSLDKQLELIVKNLTGKSKYIIII from the coding sequence GTGAAAATAGATGACCATATTCTGCTCTGGAATCGCACATCAATCAAAGTACTTGATATACGTCATATAACCATGGAATATGGTGAAGAACTTAGATCATACAGATTACCTGCAAGTGCATTTCTATATGCAACTAGGGGTAATGCAAAAGTGAGTATTGATAATATAATAAAAATGACTGAAAGATTTTATGTATTTCATGGAGCCAAAGGAATGTATCTTGATATTATGGAAGTGGATAGCTTTGAGTGCTATTTGATTTTGTACAAGCTAATAACTCCGTTAAATTTTAGAAAAGAAAATATATCTCAAATTCCATACTTAATTTACCCTAACAATCCAATTTTTTTGTTTGATAAGGTGAGTCTAATGAACCAAAAATGGAACAGCGGAAATTCATTGGAAAAGCTTCACGTTAAGGCATTGTTATATGAATTTGTATATGAGATTTTACATCAAATAAGTAATAAAAAGGCTAATAAGACTAAACTTGATTTAGTTGAACAAACCACACAATATATATGTGAAAGATATAATGAACAGATTACACTCGAATCTATGGCAAAGGAACTAAACTATAATCATAAGTATCTATCTAGAAAATTTAAAAGTCAGACGGGAAAAAGTCCAATTACTTTATTAACTGATGTTAGAATTGAAAAGGCACAAGAAATAATGAGAAGCACTAACGCTACGATTGAAGAGGTTGCAAAGTATGTAGGATATTCAGATAAGTTTTACTTTACTCGTATTTTTAAAAAACATACAGGAATAACTCCAGGGAAATTTAAAGAATATACAATAAATCAGAAAAAGGTGTCCAATAGTACAAATGATAAGTTGATATCGTCCATTGTGAATAAAAATATACGATGTTACAATAAAATTGAGAATGAGAATCTGGATCAGTACGATGGAAAGGATGATTTATTAATGTATAAAAGGCTTATAAAATCAATGGTGTTAACTTTATCTCTTTGTTTTACTTTATTGTTAAGTGCTTGTTCTGGAACTACTAATAATACTTCAATAAATGAAAATATACAACCTAAGGGAAAAATGGTTATGTATGAAGCTGAAAATGGAGAAATTGAAATTCCAGAAAATCCACAAAGAGTGCTAACTGTATCGGATAGTTACGTAGGATATCTACTAGCTTTAGGTATCAAGCCAGTTGGAATGTCAGACTATGCATTAGGACACCCATTTTTTGAAGGAAAAGTTGACGGAATAGAAAGCTATGGAGATAATCAATCAGTAGAAAAAATTTTAGAATTAAAACCTGATTTAATTTTTACATTTGATAATATGGAAGCGCTAGACAAGATGGAAAAAATAGCTCCAACAGTTGCAATAAAATATGGTGAGAAAGACTTTAGAGAACAGTTACGTGAATTTGGAAAGATACTTGGAAAAGAAAAAGAAGCCGGAGAATGGATTACAAATTGGGATAAGAAAGTTTTAGAATATAAACCTACTATTCAAGAGATTATGAAAGATAAAACAGTTACTATCTTAGTGGGAAGTTCTAAAGGAATTTATGCATATGGAGAAAATTTTGGTAGGGGTGGAGAAATACTTTATGGAGAATTTCAATTAAAAGCTTCAAAGATTATTCAAGAAGCAACAATGGATAAAAAAGAAGGATATGCCCTTCTTTCACTCGAAAAACTTCCAGAGTATGCTGGAGATTATATATTTGTAGCAGAAAATCTGGAAGAAGAAATTAGAGAAAATGATTTATGGAAGTCACTACCAGCAGTAAAAAACAATAGAGTGTTTACTATAGATGATGATATATGGTATTTCAATGATCCTGTTTCTCTGGATAAACAGCTTGAACTCATTGTTAAAAATCTTACAGGAAAAAGTAAATATATAATTATTATATAA
- a CDS encoding ABC transporter substrate-binding protein, with amino-acid sequence MLKKRSSKLLIVLTIILSLFITACSGKNEEKVSQESKESKTKIIKTVDGDIEIPAEPKRVVVHGYLPTVLALGVNPVGATKQDTKNIHIKDMVSGIESIGEGLGGQVSPEAILSLKPDLIITLGFGDDKEKHDNISKIAPTITIPFDTYKNVHEEMKAFGEILGKEKEAEEWLKEYDKRVNVAKEKVKSVIDEKETVSILGAFNKSCYVYGNGGYRGGQAIYRNLELTPPQVIQKELIDAGETFKQISLEVMKDYSGDYVFFIDESGEGAFDKNSQVWQSLDVVKNDKVLYMEPDFFWPYDPIAVINQTEKVADMLVEKNKSK; translated from the coding sequence ATGTTAAAAAAGAGATCAAGTAAGTTGTTAATTGTTTTAACTATTATCCTTTCTTTATTTATTACTGCCTGCAGTGGAAAAAATGAAGAAAAAGTTTCACAGGAAAGTAAAGAAAGTAAAACTAAAATTATAAAAACAGTAGATGGAGATATAGAAATACCAGCAGAGCCAAAGAGAGTAGTAGTACACGGATACTTACCTACTGTATTGGCATTGGGTGTAAATCCAGTAGGTGCTACTAAGCAAGATACTAAGAATATACACATAAAGGATATGGTTTCTGGAATTGAAAGTATAGGAGAGGGCTTAGGAGGACAAGTATCTCCTGAAGCAATTTTAAGCTTGAAACCTGATTTAATTATTACATTAGGATTTGGTGACGACAAGGAGAAACATGATAATATTTCAAAAATTGCTCCAACTATTACAATTCCATTTGATACTTATAAGAATGTTCACGAGGAAATGAAGGCATTCGGAGAAATACTTGGTAAGGAGAAAGAAGCTGAAGAGTGGCTTAAAGAATATGATAAAAGAGTTAACGTTGCTAAAGAAAAAGTTAAATCAGTAATTGATGAGAAAGAAACAGTTTCAATACTCGGAGCTTTCAATAAATCTTGTTATGTATACGGTAATGGTGGATATAGAGGTGGACAGGCTATTTATAGAAATCTCGAATTAACACCACCACAAGTTATACAAAAAGAATTAATAGATGCTGGTGAAACTTTTAAGCAAATATCCCTTGAAGTAATGAAAGACTATTCTGGGGACTATGTATTTTTTATTGATGAATCAGGAGAAGGGGCTTTTGATAAAAATAGTCAAGTTTGGCAATCTCTCGATGTCGTAAAAAATGACAAAGTACTTTATATGGAACCAGACTTTTTCTGGCCTTATGATCCAATAGCTGTAATCAATCAAACTGAAAAGGTTGCAGACATGCTAGTTGAAAAGAATAAGAGTAAATAA
- a CDS encoding ABC transporter ATP-binding protein — MLKRFFSYYKPYKSLFILDFSCAIIAALLELTFPLALNKVVDDLLPGQDWSLILWGCMGLLGIYMFSSILHYVVTYWGHKLGINIEGDMRKKLFTHVQKLSFSFFDNKKTGHLVSRMTNDLMDIGEIAHHGPEELFIAVMTLVGAFGLMISINWRLALLTFITIPFLIYLSIYFSRKMTRAFDRMYTDIADFNARVENNVSGIRVVKAFANEKYEIDKYNVNNERFRQTKLDSYKIMAWNSSISYVLMKFVTLFVLVCGTWFVIREDMTYGEFMAFVLLSNVFLQPIKQINSVIEMYPKGIAGFKRYIDLLETSPDIEDSEDAIHVDNLKGNIEYSQVDFGYEGGHKILKNIDLTINAGETIALVGPSGAGKTTLCSLLPRFYEVESGAITIDGIDIRKMTLESLRSHIGIVQQDVFLFNGTIRENIVYGKLDATEDEIWQALRRAQLEELIQSQPEGLDTVIGERGVKLSGGQKQRLSIARMFLKNPSILILDEATSALDTETEAAIQKALEELSHGRTTLIIAHRLATIKNADRIVVVTEEGIIEEGNHNDLLDRDGVYSNLYKAQFGF, encoded by the coding sequence ATGCTTAAGCGATTTTTTTCATACTACAAACCTTATAAAAGCTTATTCATACTGGATTTTTCATGTGCTATTATCGCTGCATTATTAGAGCTTACATTTCCATTAGCTCTTAATAAGGTAGTTGATGATTTACTACCTGGTCAAGATTGGAGCTTAATTTTATGGGGTTGCATGGGTTTACTTGGGATATATATGTTTAGCTCTATCTTACACTATGTAGTCACATATTGGGGACATAAGCTAGGAATCAATATTGAAGGGGATATGAGAAAGAAACTTTTTACTCATGTACAAAAGTTATCTTTTAGTTTCTTTGATAATAAGAAAACTGGTCATTTAGTATCTAGAATGACTAATGATTTAATGGATATAGGTGAAATTGCACATCATGGTCCAGAAGAATTGTTTATTGCAGTTATGACACTAGTAGGAGCTTTTGGATTAATGATCTCTATAAACTGGAGGCTAGCACTACTTACCTTTATCACAATTCCTTTCTTAATATACCTGTCAATATACTTTAGTCGTAAAATGACAAGGGCATTTGATCGTATGTATACTGATATTGCTGATTTTAACGCTAGAGTAGAAAATAATGTAAGTGGTATACGTGTTGTAAAGGCTTTTGCTAACGAAAAATATGAAATAGATAAGTACAATGTAAATAATGAACGCTTTCGTCAAACAAAATTAGACTCTTATAAAATCATGGCTTGGAACTCTTCTATTAGTTATGTTCTTATGAAATTTGTAACCTTATTTGTTTTAGTATGTGGAACTTGGTTCGTAATTAGAGAAGATATGACATATGGAGAGTTCATGGCATTTGTGCTACTGTCAAATGTATTCTTACAACCTATTAAACAAATTAACTCTGTCATTGAAATGTATCCAAAGGGAATAGCTGGATTTAAAAGATATATAGATCTTTTAGAAACATCTCCAGATATAGAAGATTCTGAGGATGCTATTCATGTTGATAATTTAAAAGGAAATATAGAATATAGTCAAGTTGACTTTGGATATGAGGGTGGACATAAGATACTTAAAAATATAGATTTAACTATCAATGCAGGAGAAACCATTGCTTTAGTTGGACCTTCTGGAGCTGGAAAGACAACTTTATGTAGTTTACTTCCACGTTTTTATGAAGTTGAATCGGGAGCAATTACCATAGATGGTATAGATATAAGAAAAATGACATTAGAGTCTTTACGTAGTCATATAGGGATCGTTCAACAAGATGTATTTTTATTTAATGGAACTATTAGAGAAAATATAGTTTATGGAAAGTTAGATGCTACAGAGGACGAAATCTGGCAAGCTTTGAGAAGAGCACAACTTGAGGAATTAATACAATCACAACCGGAAGGATTAGATACTGTTATTGGAGAGCGTGGAGTAAAATTGTCTGGAGGACAAAAACAGAGACTTTCTATAGCTAGAATGTTTCTTAAAAATCCATCTATACTTATTTTAGATGAGGCTACCTCAGCATTAGATACAGAAACTGAAGCAGCAATTCAAAAAGCACTTGAAGAATTGTCTCATGGAAGAACAACACTAATTATTGCACATAGATTAGCAACTATAAAAAATGCAGATCGAATAGTTGTAGTAACTGAAGAAGGAATTATAGAAGAAGGTAACCACAATGATCTTCTAGATAGAGATGGTGTATATAGTAATCTTTATAAAGCACAATTTGGATTTTAA